One Leucoraja erinacea ecotype New England chromosome 3, Leri_hhj_1, whole genome shotgun sequence genomic window carries:
- the LOC129694173 gene encoding very low-density lipoprotein receptor-like: MQMFRSYSRLFDLKASSRSASYNQSNGLYFNGSFSGDLVCHPDEFTCSSGRCVSKTFVCNGADECGDGSDEGGCVAHSCTSHEFLCNSSECIPLNWMCDAHADCADRSDESPVNCGHVLTSVVTCPPNEFPCGSGECTYHLWVCDGDNDCEDGSDEANCSLPNCKPDYFKCGGSCIPESKKCDGFKDCTDGSDEFDCKNCTGPFDFRCRSGECINVTKLCNQIQDCKDRSDEPLEKCNLNECLVGNGGCSYICRDLPIGYECECPAGFELVDGKSCADIDECQNLETCDQICFNLKGSFKCDCHEGYHLDLLSGVCKALGDEPSVMFVNCHDIRKIGLHHLEYTRVVDQLRNALALDVDIGTGKIFWADLVHQAIFR, translated from the exons ATGCAAATG TTCAGAAGCTATTCTAGATTATTTGATTTAAAGGCATCAAGTAGAAGTGCTAGTTATAATCAATCAAATGGTTTATATTTTAATGGTTCTTTTTCAGGAGACCTGGTTTGTCATCCGGATGAGTTTACTTGCTCCAGTGGGAGATGCGTTTCAAAAACATTTGTCTGCAATGGTGCTGATGAATGTGGTGATGGAAGTGATGAAGGTGGCTGTGTTGCACATTCTTGTACCTCACATGAGTTTTTGTGCAATAGTTCAGAATGTATCCCCCTGAACTGGATGTGTGATGCACATGCTGATTGTGCTGACCGATCGGATGAATCTCCAGTCAACTGTGGCCATGTTCTCACATCAGTTGTGACGTGTCCCCCCAATGAGTTCCCCTGTGGTTCTGGTGAATGCACTTATCATCTCTGGGTCTGTGATGGTGATAATGACTGCGAAGATGGAAGTGATGAAGCCAATTGTT CACTTCCGAACTGTAAACCTGATTATTTCAAATGTGGTGGCAGTTGTATTCCTGAAAGCAAGAAATGTGACGGTTTTAAGGATTGCACCGATGGTAGTGATGAATTTGACTGCAAGA ACTGCACTGGGCCTTTTGATTTCCGATGCCGAAGTGGAGAATGCATAAATGTCACCAAATTGTGTAACCAGATACAAGATTGCAAGGACAGGAGTGACGAACCTCTTGAAAAATGCA ACTTAAATGAATGCTTGGTGGGCAATGGTGGCTGTTCTTACATCTGCAGAGATCTTCCCATTGGTTATGAATGTGAATGTCCAGCTGGCTTTGAACTGGTTGATGGAAAATCCTGTGCAG ATATTGATGAATGTCAGAATCTAGAGACTTGCGATCAAATCTGCTTTAACTTGAAGGGCAGCTTTAAATGCGATTGCCATGAAGGATATCACCTGGATCTACTCAGTGGGGTTTGCAAAGCTCTAG GTGATGAGCCGAGTGTGATGTTTGTAAATTGCCATGATATCAGGAAAATCGGATTGCATCACTTGGAATACACTCGGGTGGTTGACCAGTTGAGAAATGCTTTAGCACTTGATGTTGACATTGGAACTGGGAAAATCTTCTGGGCTGACTTGGTACATCAGGCAATATTCAGGTAA